The following proteins come from a genomic window of Paenibacillus sp. CAA11:
- a CDS encoding pilus assembly protein, which produces MLSSKPTIPIKELKGTRGSIVLEAALVLPFFIMFLFFFIYFVQMTIISTRMNMAVTNAVRQVSAHIYPVALAVHSDDGDPLERKGRELGLPRLSPEDLAKEYGSKLPEPLSGWLQSAAAAGQEPLENLKSQAAEAVLDPALKPILKSFVIEAGLELDRLHVTGVTVPDLKSGKTPYFAIEVSYVLPIRVPFVYRPVVLQTKAEERLWIGDTDELAGAGKGGDGEGGTGQAAVVLEKPNPALAGHKAKIRARLAPGVSATLSVYYKSGQSVAKYLGQATADSNGILEWNWLVGGNTTPGTWQFVIEAAEGARTVDIFTVGSPERK; this is translated from the coding sequence ATGCTGTCAAGCAAGCCGACTATTCCTATTAAGGAGCTGAAAGGTACCAGAGGGAGCATCGTTCTCGAGGCCGCGTTAGTTCTGCCCTTCTTCATAATGTTTTTGTTCTTTTTTATCTATTTTGTTCAGATGACGATCATCTCTACGAGGATGAATATGGCGGTTACCAATGCAGTCAGGCAGGTGTCTGCTCATATTTACCCGGTGGCTTTGGCAGTTCATTCTGATGACGGTGATCCATTGGAGCGCAAAGGTAGGGAATTGGGTCTGCCTCGTCTATCGCCAGAGGATTTAGCTAAGGAATATGGATCCAAGCTTCCTGAACCACTCTCAGGATGGCTGCAGTCTGCGGCAGCTGCTGGACAAGAACCACTAGAGAACCTGAAGAGTCAGGCTGCGGAAGCTGTCCTGGACCCTGCACTTAAGCCGATCTTGAAGTCCTTTGTTATAGAGGCCGGATTGGAACTGGATCGCCTGCATGTCACGGGCGTTACAGTACCTGATTTGAAATCTGGAAAGACACCGTACTTTGCCATTGAGGTTAGTTATGTTCTGCCTATAAGAGTACCCTTTGTCTATCGGCCAGTTGTCCTTCAGACCAAGGCGGAGGAACGCTTATGGATCGGGGACACGGATGAGCTGGCGGGTGCAGGCAAGGGGGGAGATGGCGAGGGGGGCACAGGCCAAGCGGCCGTTGTTCTTGAGAAGCCTAACCCGGCACTGGCCGGGCATAAAGCCAAGATTAGGGCAAGGCTAGCTCCAGGAGTATCTGCAACCCTGTCCGTGTACTACAAGAGTGGGCAGAGCGTAGCCAAATATTTGGGACAAGCGACGGCAGATAGCAATGGAATTCTGGAATGGAACTGGCTTGTAGGAGGGAATACCACTCCCGGAACTTGGCAGTTTGTCATAGAAGCAGCGGAGGGTGCGCGTACTGTGGATATTTTTACGGTTGGAAGCCCGGAGCGGAAATAG
- a CDS encoding A24 family peptidase: MQLPYIGCALFVVLAFITDIRTMKIPNKVTISFFLSGLLYQLIAGGWSGVVYGLKGSLLGFGILFLLYCFRTVGGGDVKLFGGIGVWTGMSFTLSSLVYSIVIAGIIGFFILLIRREVFRRISLALRSILGAVIIRSLLPIRHVEGEMLHFPFMLAVLPGCILAYLYI, translated from the coding sequence ATGCAGTTGCCGTATATAGGGTGTGCATTGTTTGTTGTTTTAGCTTTCATTACAGATATCAGAACGATGAAGATTCCTAATAAGGTCACGATATCATTTTTCTTATCTGGTTTGCTGTATCAACTGATTGCCGGGGGCTGGTCTGGGGTTGTATACGGTTTGAAGGGATCCCTATTAGGATTTGGAATTCTGTTTCTGCTGTATTGCTTCCGTACGGTTGGGGGAGGTGATGTGAAGCTGTTCGGCGGAATTGGGGTCTGGACGGGCATGAGCTTCACATTATCATCCCTTGTTTACTCCATTGTTATAGCAGGAATCATTGGCTTCTTTATTCTGCTTATTCGGCGAGAAGTATTCCGCCGGATTAGCCTTGCCCTCCGGAGCATCCTCGGCGCGGTGATCATTCGTAGTCTGCTCCCGATCCGGCATGTAGAAGGGGAGATGCTCCATTTTCCCTTCATGCTGGCCGTACTGCCAGGCTGTATCTTAGCTTATCTGTATATATAG
- a CDS encoding DUF6382 domain-containing protein, producing the protein MELLSGWKTEFVNDGHTFMVLTKESGLHSADLSHIQCNMLASAHVPGLLELHVKEMDYKASLHYGISGLRMLAQGMKGEKIAMTDYYGLLLQAVSILDNCKLYMLKMSNFILDEKYIFYRDSLIGGRIYFTYLPLQDGGLNVASNEAERFLAFAMRLVTCVSSLEGIGIQRLVDFCGSGQFSYGALRTLLLELLEGRTGLAEVRDSPQDLQSSLSNPSRERDQRKIIGERGREAGGDRSNGNSGPAYMKIQGNSPAAGGRLKKPFQEDQRFAAAGRISSSTSIQEQEALPDSEHFPSKIRTYLCLGAALAASLVWKFLYLDRPGTVQLWISTALTVVIIAGAFGMVTGRLRIPFFKQETDSEELEAEDSSSRGNFSSAKVNWNEIFSGESLESHQHNVVSRQSVEDEPLIPPRQPIIRKNAEYEAEAKWRWNDAFLSSEKSSSLLGAAAGSERYEPNVEQVMDDRSLSESYYAELGGRTQLLSSRREATVLLGKDSLIEERGSVNGSLSRPSRYLERREGEHGIPERIELKPGSFIIGRSGEVAQYVETTVGVSRAHVEIMLQEDSCGLKDLGSKNGTLLRGEPMVPYKDYQLKPGDEFTIAAAIYKLC; encoded by the coding sequence TTGGAATTGTTGAGCGGATGGAAAACCGAATTTGTCAATGATGGGCATACTTTTATGGTCCTTACTAAAGAGAGTGGTCTTCACTCTGCGGATCTAAGCCATATTCAGTGCAATATGCTTGCTTCTGCGCATGTCCCTGGGCTGCTGGAGCTGCATGTGAAGGAAATGGACTATAAGGCAAGTCTTCATTATGGCATTTCAGGACTTAGGATGCTGGCTCAAGGCATGAAGGGTGAGAAAATTGCAATGACAGACTATTATGGACTGCTGCTGCAAGCTGTTTCCATTCTGGATAATTGCAAACTCTACATGTTGAAGATGTCTAATTTTATATTGGATGAGAAGTATATATTTTATAGGGATTCTCTTATTGGAGGAAGAATCTATTTTACCTACCTTCCGCTTCAAGACGGGGGGCTGAATGTTGCCTCAAATGAGGCAGAGCGTTTTCTCGCCTTTGCTATGAGGCTGGTGACATGTGTAAGTAGTTTAGAGGGAATAGGGATTCAACGACTAGTGGATTTTTGCGGCAGTGGCCAATTTTCCTATGGAGCCCTTCGGACGCTATTGCTTGAATTACTAGAAGGACGGACTGGGCTGGCCGAGGTGCGGGATAGTCCTCAAGACCTTCAGTCCTCCTTATCAAATCCCTCGAGAGAAAGAGATCAACGGAAAATCATAGGAGAGCGAGGCAGGGAAGCGGGGGGCGACAGAAGTAATGGGAACAGTGGGCCAGCGTATATGAAGATACAGGGGAATTCGCCAGCCGCAGGAGGACGACTGAAGAAGCCGTTCCAAGAAGACCAGCGCTTTGCGGCAGCGGGAAGGATCTCGTCTTCTACTTCAATACAGGAGCAGGAGGCATTGCCCGATTCCGAACATTTTCCGTCCAAAATAAGAACTTATCTATGTTTGGGGGCTGCGCTTGCGGCGTCTCTTGTCTGGAAGTTTCTTTATCTGGATAGACCGGGCACTGTCCAATTATGGATTAGCACAGCATTAACCGTAGTCATTATAGCCGGTGCCTTTGGGATGGTCACGGGAAGATTGCGTATCCCATTCTTTAAGCAGGAGACGGACAGTGAAGAGCTTGAAGCGGAGGATAGTAGTAGCAGGGGGAATTTCTCATCTGCCAAAGTAAATTGGAACGAGATTTTCTCTGGAGAATCATTGGAAAGTCATCAGCATAATGTTGTGAGCAGGCAGTCGGTAGAGGATGAACCGCTAATTCCACCAAGGCAGCCGATTATTCGCAAGAATGCAGAGTATGAGGCAGAAGCAAAATGGCGGTGGAATGATGCCTTTCTTAGTTCAGAGAAGAGCTCAAGCTTATTGGGAGCCGCTGCAGGCTCGGAGAGGTATGAGCCCAACGTAGAGCAGGTGATGGATGATCGGTCTCTTTCGGAGTCCTATTATGCTGAACTGGGCGGGCGAACTCAGCTGTTATCCTCCCGGCGAGAAGCAACTGTTCTCCTAGGTAAAGACAGTCTTATAGAAGAACGGGGCAGCGTAAACGGTTCGCTAAGCCGTCCAAGCCGTTACTTGGAACGCCGGGAAGGAGAGCACGGGATACCGGAGCGGATTGAGCTCAAGCCAGGAAGCTTCATCATTGGCCGGTCAGGGGAAGTAGCCCAGTACGTCGAGACAACGGTCGGCGTCTCCAGGGCCCATGTAGAGATTATGCTGCAGGAAGACAGCTGCGGATTGAAAGATCTGGGTTCCAAGAACGGAACCCTATTAAGAGGAGAGCCGATGGTCCCTTATAAAGACTATCAGCTGAAGCCTGGTGATGAATTTACAATTGCAGCAGCTATTTATAAATTATGCTAG
- a CDS encoding TIGR01777 family oxidoreductase encodes MRIAIGGGSGFIGQALTKYWSREGHEIIVLSRRITKITKQISSEKVKHITWEEALANSTVLEGLDGFVNLAGASLNQRWTSSAKNSILNSRVQTVKQASSLLAKLTTKPKVLIQSSAVGIYGISTEDTFDESSTICPSDFLSEVCVHWESEADAFTSLGIRTVKLRTGLVLGHSGGAFPLIKLPYMLGFGGRIGSGSQWMSWIHLHDLVRLIDHCIKHSTLNGPVNATAPKPVTNDEFGRTIGSVYRRPHWFPLPERLMRIVLGERATLLLDGQRVLPQQALQSGFQFQFADLKSALKDLRYSGALGSALD; translated from the coding sequence ATGCGCATTGCCATAGGCGGGGGCTCCGGCTTCATCGGTCAAGCCTTAACGAAATATTGGAGCCGGGAAGGACACGAAATTATTGTCCTGTCACGAAGGATAACCAAGATAACTAAGCAGATAAGCAGCGAAAAGGTGAAGCACATAACCTGGGAGGAGGCCCTGGCCAATTCCACTGTCCTTGAAGGGCTGGATGGCTTTGTAAACCTGGCCGGAGCGTCTCTCAATCAGCGGTGGACCTCTTCGGCCAAGAACAGCATCCTAAATTCGAGAGTCCAGACGGTTAAACAAGCCTCCAGCCTCTTAGCAAAGCTCACCACTAAGCCGAAAGTGCTGATTCAGAGCTCTGCCGTAGGTATCTATGGAATTTCCACAGAGGATACCTTTGACGAAAGCTCTACGATCTGCCCCTCAGACTTCTTATCGGAGGTCTGTGTGCACTGGGAGTCAGAGGCGGATGCTTTCACATCGCTTGGAATACGCACAGTAAAGCTGAGAACAGGGCTTGTACTGGGCCATTCAGGAGGAGCCTTCCCTCTGATCAAGCTTCCCTATATGCTCGGATTTGGAGGCCGGATAGGAAGCGGCAGCCAGTGGATGTCCTGGATTCATCTTCATGATCTAGTGCGGCTTATTGATCATTGTATAAAGCATTCCACGCTGAATGGACCGGTAAATGCGACCGCTCCAAAGCCTGTAACCAATGATGAGTTCGGCCGAACGATAGGCAGCGTATACCGCAGACCCCACTGGTTCCCACTGCCTGAGAGGCTGATGCGCATCGTGCTGGGTGAGCGTGCCACCCTTCTGCTTGATGGGCAGCGTGTCCTTCCACAGCAAGCTCTTCAAAGCGGATTCCAGTTTCAATTTGCAGATTTGAAAAGTGCTCTGAAGGATCTACGATACAGCGGAGCTTTAGGGTCAGCCCTCGATTGA
- a CDS encoding deoxyribonuclease IV, with translation MLRIGSHVSFSDKGLISATKEAASYGSSSFMIYTGAPQNTRRKPIESMNIEEGKELMKAAGMDDIVVHAPYIINLGSYKSNTYELAVDFLQEEIRRTHAIGVSNIVLHPGAYTDKDADYGIQRIADGLNEVLNGTNETDVHIALETMAGKGTEMGRSFEEIARIIDKVTHNERLTICMDTCHIHDAGYDIVNDLDGVLEQFDKTVGLNRIAVVHINDSKNPVGARKDRHTPIGTGWIGFETINRVVHHEALQGRPFILETPWIGKDAKTQRPMYEAEIALLRGDTAERFGEGFLTEVEMLGSFFTKQGIVPRSFVLDTWTLLKNDAKAKKADPREPLERLYDLVAEASIFPELSEEAINQRLIACLAQG, from the coding sequence ATGCTAAGAATTGGCTCCCACGTTTCTTTCTCCGATAAAGGGTTGATCAGCGCGACGAAAGAGGCGGCTTCCTACGGATCAAGCTCGTTCATGATATATACCGGTGCACCTCAGAATACGCGCCGCAAGCCTATAGAATCGATGAATATTGAAGAAGGCAAAGAGCTCATGAAGGCTGCCGGCATGGATGATATTGTTGTACATGCTCCCTACATCATTAATCTAGGCTCTTATAAGTCGAACACCTATGAGCTTGCTGTTGATTTCCTACAGGAGGAAATTCGCCGCACCCATGCGATTGGGGTCAGCAACATTGTGCTTCATCCGGGAGCATACACAGATAAGGACGCAGACTATGGGATACAGCGAATTGCGGACGGGTTAAATGAAGTGCTGAACGGAACAAATGAGACAGATGTTCATATTGCACTGGAGACGATGGCTGGAAAAGGAACGGAGATGGGTCGTTCTTTTGAAGAGATCGCTCGAATTATTGACAAGGTTACTCACAACGAAAGGCTCACTATCTGTATGGATACCTGTCATATCCATGATGCGGGCTATGACATCGTTAACGACTTGGATGGAGTGCTGGAGCAGTTCGATAAGACGGTTGGACTAAACCGAATTGCTGTGGTTCATATCAATGACAGTAAGAACCCGGTCGGAGCGCGCAAGGACCGCCATACTCCGATTGGGACAGGCTGGATCGGCTTTGAGACCATTAACCGGGTCGTTCATCATGAAGCCCTGCAAGGTCGTCCTTTTATTCTTGAGACACCTTGGATCGGCAAGGATGCGAAAACACAGCGCCCCATGTATGAAGCTGAAATTGCACTGCTGCGGGGGGATACGGCTGAACGCTTTGGTGAAGGCTTCTTGACAGAGGTTGAGATGCTCGGATCATTCTTCACTAAGCAAGGAATCGTTCCGCGCAGCTTTGTGCTTGATACATGGACCCTGTTGAAAAATGATGCCAAGGCGAAGAAGGCGGATCCGCGCGAACCGCTGGAGCGGCTGTATGACCTTGTTGCTGAAGCCAGCATCTTTCCTGAATTGTCGGAAGAAGCTATTAATCAGCGTTTGATTGCGTGTCTGGCACAGGGGTAA
- the purU gene encoding formyltetrahydrofolate deformylase, with translation MDTHLKNYNTGGLQSVKNSNRARMLISCPDGPGIVAAVSRFLYDHGANIVQSDQYTMDPEGGMFFMRVEFDLAELDKRLPLLEQDFSKVAEGFQMEWAIYPLSRKKKLAIFVSKEDHCLVELLWQWQAGDLDADIAMVISNHPDMKEYVQSFGIPYHHVPVTPDTKPEAERRQLELVNGQVDLIVLARYMQIVSPGLIQPYRNRIINIHHSFLPAFVGGKPYAQAYDRGVKIIGATAHYVTEELDGGPIIEQDVQRVSHRDDVAELKRIGRTIERVVLARAVKWHIEDRILVHQNKTVVF, from the coding sequence ATGGATACACACTTGAAGAACTACAATACTGGCGGATTACAAAGCGTTAAGAATAGCAACCGGGCACGTATGCTGATTTCCTGCCCCGATGGGCCTGGGATCGTAGCGGCAGTATCCCGCTTTTTGTATGATCACGGGGCGAATATTGTCCAGTCGGACCAATATACGATGGACCCGGAGGGTGGCATGTTCTTCATGCGAGTGGAATTTGACCTTGCGGAGCTGGACAAGCGCCTGCCTCTACTTGAACAAGACTTCAGTAAGGTGGCTGAGGGCTTTCAAATGGAATGGGCCATTTATCCGCTTAGCCGCAAGAAGAAGCTTGCCATCTTTGTCTCCAAAGAGGATCATTGCCTGGTAGAGCTGCTATGGCAGTGGCAGGCCGGGGATCTGGATGCAGATATCGCTATGGTGATCAGCAACCATCCTGACATGAAGGAATATGTGCAATCGTTCGGGATTCCGTATCATCATGTACCTGTTACGCCGGACACCAAGCCTGAAGCTGAACGGCGACAGCTTGAGCTGGTCAACGGGCAAGTAGACTTGATTGTTCTGGCCAGATACATGCAGATTGTATCCCCGGGATTGATCCAGCCCTATCGGAACCGGATTATTAATATCCATCACTCCTTCCTCCCTGCCTTTGTGGGGGGCAAACCCTATGCGCAGGCCTATGACCGCGGGGTAAAGATTATTGGAGCAACGGCTCATTATGTTACCGAAGAGCTTGATGGCGGGCCGATCATTGAGCAGGACGTTCAGCGAGTTAGCCACCGCGATGATGTTGCCGAACTGAAGCGAATTGGCCGTACCATCGAACGGGTTGTGCTAGCCAGAGCGGTCAAATGGCACATTGAGGACCGGATTTTGGTGCATCAGAATAAAACCGTTGTATTTTAA
- the tkt gene encoding transketolase, translating into MSSIEDNKKIDALSITTIRTLAIDAIEKAKSGHPGMPMGSAPMGYQLFAKTMNHNPENPTWINRDRFVLSAGHGSMLLYSLLHLSGYDLSLDDLKQFRQWGSKTPGHPEFGHTAGVDATTGPLGQGISMAVGMAMAEAQLAATYNKGDHNIIDHYTYGICGDGDLMEGVSSEAASLAGHLKLGKLIFLYDSNDISLDGELNLSFSENVRQRFDAYGWQTLLVKDGNDLDALAAAIEEAKKDTSRPTLIEVKTVIGYGSPNKQGKGGHGGTHGSPLGAEEAKLTKEFYKWVYEEDFYVPEDVRSHFAKVKESGIAVNKAWDEKFAKYKAEFPELAAQFEQATAGKLPANWDAQLPKYTAEDKALSTRVASGNALNGLAQGVPNLVGGSADLESSTMTHLKGLPVYTPSSYEGRNIYFGVREFGMAAAMNGIALHSGLKVFGGTFFVFTDYLRPAIRLASIMKLPVTYVLTHDSIAVGEDGPTHEPIEQLASLRIIPGLTVIRPADGNETSAAWAYAVENTSNPVALVLTRQNLPILEKTGELAREGIKRGGYVVSEAKDGKPVAQIIATGSEVQLAVKAQAKLAEEGVHVRVISLPSFDLFEKQDKAYRDSVILPDVKARVAVEMASPFGWERYVGDSGKILAIDTFGASAPGDKVIEEYGFTVENVVKLVKEQL; encoded by the coding sequence ATGAGTTCTATAGAAGACAACAAAAAGATCGACGCTCTGTCGATTACAACCATCCGGACTTTGGCGATTGACGCCATTGAGAAGGCGAAATCGGGTCACCCTGGCATGCCTATGGGATCTGCGCCAATGGGATATCAATTGTTCGCAAAGACAATGAACCACAATCCTGAAAATCCAACTTGGATCAATCGTGACCGTTTTGTACTGTCGGCAGGACACGGTTCCATGCTGCTATACAGCCTGCTTCACCTGAGCGGATACGATCTTTCTCTTGACGATCTGAAGCAGTTCCGTCAATGGGGAAGTAAAACTCCAGGTCACCCTGAATTCGGACATACTGCTGGCGTTGACGCTACCACTGGCCCTCTGGGACAAGGGATCTCCATGGCTGTAGGTATGGCAATGGCTGAAGCTCAACTTGCAGCTACTTATAACAAAGGTGATCACAACATCATCGACCACTATACTTACGGCATCTGCGGCGATGGCGACCTGATGGAGGGTGTATCCTCCGAAGCGGCTTCTCTTGCTGGCCATCTGAAGCTTGGCAAGCTGATCTTCCTGTATGATTCTAACGACATCTCCCTGGATGGCGAGCTGAACCTCAGCTTCTCCGAAAATGTAAGACAGCGTTTTGATGCTTATGGTTGGCAGACGCTGCTTGTGAAGGACGGCAACGATTTGGACGCACTTGCTGCAGCTATTGAAGAAGCGAAGAAGGACACTTCCCGTCCTACCCTGATCGAAGTTAAGACCGTTATCGGTTACGGAAGCCCGAACAAGCAAGGTAAAGGCGGCCATGGCGGTACTCACGGTTCTCCGCTCGGCGCTGAAGAAGCTAAGCTGACTAAAGAATTCTACAAATGGGTATACGAGGAAGACTTCTACGTTCCAGAGGATGTGCGCAGTCATTTTGCCAAAGTGAAAGAAAGCGGCATTGCTGTGAACAAAGCTTGGGATGAGAAGTTTGCGAAATATAAAGCAGAATTCCCTGAGCTGGCTGCTCAGTTTGAGCAAGCTACAGCAGGCAAGCTGCCTGCTAACTGGGATGCTCAGCTACCTAAATATACTGCTGAAGACAAAGCGCTTTCCACACGCGTGGCTTCCGGTAATGCACTGAATGGTCTGGCTCAAGGCGTTCCTAACCTTGTGGGCGGATCTGCAGACCTTGAAAGCTCCACAATGACTCATTTGAAGGGTCTTCCAGTATATACTCCAAGCAGCTATGAAGGACGCAATATTTATTTTGGTGTGCGTGAATTCGGTATGGCTGCTGCCATGAACGGGATTGCTCTGCACAGCGGACTGAAGGTGTTTGGCGGTACGTTCTTCGTATTCACCGATTACCTGCGTCCAGCTATTCGTCTGGCCAGCATCATGAAGCTGCCTGTGACTTATGTGCTGACCCATGACAGTATTGCTGTTGGTGAAGATGGACCTACGCACGAGCCGATCGAACAATTGGCTTCTCTGCGCATTATTCCAGGTCTGACTGTCATTCGTCCGGCAGACGGCAACGAGACTTCTGCAGCATGGGCTTATGCTGTTGAGAATACATCGAATCCGGTAGCTCTGGTGCTGACTCGTCAGAACCTGCCTATTCTTGAGAAGACAGGTGAGCTTGCTCGTGAAGGTATTAAGCGCGGCGGTTATGTAGTATCCGAAGCGAAGGACGGCAAGCCAGTAGCTCAGATTATCGCTACAGGTTCAGAAGTTCAGCTTGCGGTTAAAGCTCAAGCGAAGCTGGCAGAAGAAGGCGTACATGTACGCGTCATCAGCTTGCCAAGCTTTGACCTGTTCGAGAAACAGGATAAAGCTTACAGAGATTCTGTAATCCTGCCTGACGTGAAGGCGCGTGTAGCTGTTGAAATGGCGAGCCCATTCGGATGGGAACGCTATGTAGGCGACAGCGGCAAGATTCTTGCAATCGATACGTTCGGTGCTTCCGCTCCTGGCGACAAAGTGATCGAAGAATACGGCTTTACCGTAGAGAATGTTGTGAAGCTCGTTAAAGAACAGTTGTAA
- the ppnP gene encoding pyrimidine/purine nucleoside phosphorylase codes for MAQLQNVTVDKAANVYFEGKVTSRTVWLQDGSKVTLGIMLPGTYEFGTDSAELMEILSGELKVLLPGQAEWTEIRGQGTFEVPAHSSFQVEVRAVTDYLCSYSNQ; via the coding sequence ATGGCTCAGCTGCAAAATGTTACGGTCGATAAGGCTGCTAATGTATATTTTGAAGGCAAGGTAACCAGCCGTACAGTCTGGCTTCAGGACGGGAGCAAGGTGACGCTGGGAATTATGCTTCCGGGCACCTATGAATTCGGTACGGATTCGGCAGAATTGATGGAGATTCTCTCCGGAGAATTGAAGGTGCTTCTGCCAGGTCAAGCTGAGTGGACTGAGATCCGGGGACAAGGCACCTTTGAGGTGCCTGCCCATTCATCCTTCCAGGTGGAAGTACGCGCTGTAACGGACTATCTTTGCTCCTACAGCAATCAATAA